One Novipirellula galeiformis DNA segment encodes these proteins:
- a CDS encoding Gfo/Idh/MocA family protein, whose protein sequence is MSRLRIAVIGAGHLGRIHAKLLQQVDGVELVAVTDPFEQARVNAKAMFGVPTFADYRQCIGTIDAAIVAAPTDLHGEIATELLTAGKHAFVEKPLAANGPDAQRLANLAKSRHLTLQVGHVERFNPAFAALGDLAVDAKYIEAVRASHFPGRCLDVGVVMDLMIHDLDLVLSLTHSPIRSISASGMSVISSHEDIAETRIEFECGLIANLKASRLSPTPARQMQIFGANGFADIDFGKPSLTSVCPSEAVVQRRFDLDSEVENPLGCADQIFSESLKCVTKELEPRNAILDELHDFVISIQTGVEPAVDGQAGARVVGVADQILESIKTRRWYLDSTTTETGPHAMVRQRIESRNRAANPGKRAA, encoded by the coding sequence GTGAGTCGGTTACGAATCGCAGTCATCGGTGCAGGTCATCTCGGACGCATCCACGCAAAATTGTTGCAACAAGTCGACGGAGTCGAGTTGGTGGCCGTCACCGATCCGTTTGAGCAAGCGCGGGTCAATGCAAAGGCAATGTTCGGCGTGCCGACCTTTGCGGACTATCGGCAATGCATTGGCACGATCGACGCTGCTATCGTGGCCGCGCCGACCGATTTGCACGGGGAAATCGCAACCGAACTGCTTACCGCAGGGAAGCATGCTTTTGTTGAAAAACCCTTGGCTGCCAATGGTCCCGATGCACAACGGCTCGCGAATCTGGCCAAAAGCCGCCATCTGACTCTGCAGGTCGGGCATGTCGAACGCTTTAACCCTGCCTTCGCTGCACTCGGTGACTTGGCCGTCGACGCTAAGTACATCGAAGCGGTTCGCGCCTCCCACTTCCCAGGACGCTGTCTCGATGTTGGCGTCGTGATGGATTTGATGATTCACGACTTGGATTTGGTGTTGTCGCTCACCCACTCGCCGATTCGCTCGATTTCGGCGAGCGGCATGTCGGTGATTAGTAGTCACGAAGACATTGCCGAGACGCGGATTGAATTTGAATGCGGACTGATTGCCAATCTCAAGGCATCTCGTCTCAGTCCCACCCCGGCGCGGCAGATGCAGATCTTTGGCGCCAACGGGTTTGCGGACATTGATTTCGGAAAACCCTCGTTAACCTCCGTTTGCCCAAGCGAAGCGGTTGTCCAGCGTCGTTTTGATCTCGACAGCGAGGTAGAGAACCCATTGGGGTGTGCGGACCAAATTTTCAGTGAATCGTTGAAATGCGTCACGAAAGAGCTTGAGCCACGAAATGCCATTCTCGACGAACTTCACGACTTTGTGATCAGCATCCAAACGGGAGTCGAGCCGGCCGTCGATGGCCAAGCTGGAGCACGCGTCGTGGGGGTTGCCGATCAGATTCTTGAGTCGATCAAAACGCGGCGTTGGTATCTCGATTCAACGACGACCGAGACGGGGCCCCATGCGATGGTTCGCCAGCGGATTGAATCGCGAAATCGTGCGGCGAACCCAGGCAAACGGGCTGCCTAA
- the lpxA gene encoding acyl-ACP--UDP-N-acetylglucosamine O-acyltransferase — protein MSTQIAQTAVVDPRAKLGTNVRIGHFCVIGPDVSIGDDTLLEDHVVLSGVTSLGEENHLFPGCVIGAEPQDTSYKGTPTEVQIGDGNVFREYCTVNRATEKEDGVTRVGHNNYLMAHTHIAHDCKVGDRNVMANNVMIGGHAHIGNDITIAGGVGIVHFASVGNLSFISAMARVLHDVPPYIIVDGQPAKPRAVNTIGLKRHGFPKEDIEVLTKAYKLIYRSYVGLDAAKEQLLSTGPIRPVLRELFNFMDTTVSGQKGRGRDRRRKAA, from the coding sequence ATGAGTACCCAGATTGCTCAGACCGCGGTGGTTGATCCACGTGCCAAGTTAGGGACGAACGTACGTATCGGGCACTTTTGTGTGATCGGTCCGGATGTCAGCATTGGTGATGATACACTGCTCGAAGACCATGTCGTGCTGTCGGGGGTGACCTCACTCGGTGAAGAGAACCATTTGTTCCCAGGCTGTGTGATCGGTGCGGAACCGCAAGACACCAGCTACAAGGGCACGCCGACGGAGGTTCAGATCGGTGACGGCAACGTGTTCCGCGAGTACTGCACCGTCAACCGCGCCACCGAGAAAGAAGATGGCGTCACGCGGGTCGGTCACAATAATTATCTGATGGCACACACTCACATCGCTCACGATTGCAAGGTCGGGGACCGCAATGTGATGGCCAACAATGTGATGATCGGTGGCCACGCCCACATCGGGAATGACATCACGATTGCCGGAGGTGTGGGGATCGTGCACTTCGCATCCGTTGGAAATCTTAGCTTCATCAGCGCGATGGCGCGGGTACTTCATGACGTCCCCCCCTACATCATCGTGGACGGTCAGCCCGCCAAACCTCGCGCCGTCAACACGATCGGATTGAAGCGACACGGATTTCCAAAAGAGGACATCGAAGTCCTTACCAAGGCATATAAACTTATTTATCGGTCCTACGTGGGACTCGATGCAGCCAAGGAGCAGTTGTTATCGACAGGGCCCATTCGCCCCGTGCTACGAGAGCTGTTCAATTTCATGGATACAACGGTCAGCGGCCAAAAGGGCCGTGGTCGCGACCGAAGGAGAAAAGCAGCGTGA
- a CDS encoding PAS domain-containing sensor histidine kinase has protein sequence MTHALEFLSSIDDPTSFLLESIKAAVTIDDVTEVTAQLRVLRDSGVTSLADAIKDDAELLKTLLAGIHTIGFNQSAIALFEANSMVELRSRTSEILLPESLPSLVGFLQSLLDQDPVHASDVGLSTLKGNWIYVRADFRVVQHGEKIYTINSFTDITDWYNDRQSLAAVRTRYALALKGSQFGVWDWDVQKNQVTRDTEYHRILGYGEDEIDCSAESVQALMHPDDQRRVAEMPSIPNVLDFQFRIQQKTGGYRWIHLEGAVCEWNDSGEQLRAVGTVRDVTVERQQLELMDLEREIFKLASEGTSLKALLSLVASKVDLAFPELRTIVLLLDDARQSVGFAAAPSMPKDVLQSLIGFPVMAEPTACCNAMKSGVFQFVQDLSAGEGFPSAEAFYTPLGIQATGSMPIVDSTSTTLGTICLTSNTPFWSPPEDLIGLERVARSLALVMERMKQKERSRRRAVQMQNQQKFESLGKLAGGIAHDFNNLLSVIRTNAELCQFNSGMGAANTQESLDQIMHAAEMASSMCKQMLTFAGQSKSQTQQVDLVAEAKKVASLVRSATKAKIKIELCADPGTPPVVGDSTALSQVLLNLLTNAVEAIGEAGTVQINVAMRRVEQAEIEGFVFSGKIRPGEHIYVSVKDDGSGIDQETLRCVFDPFFTTKSTGQGVGLATVLGIVEQHGGAIDLRSAVGQGTEFVVLFPVVCEPQRTLQTS, from the coding sequence ATGACCCATGCCCTTGAATTCTTGTCTTCGATTGATGACCCCACTTCGTTTTTGCTTGAGTCAATCAAAGCGGCGGTGACCATTGACGACGTAACCGAGGTGACCGCTCAATTGCGAGTGCTTCGCGATTCGGGAGTCACGTCGCTCGCTGACGCAATCAAAGACGATGCGGAATTATTGAAAACGCTGCTCGCGGGCATTCATACCATTGGTTTTAACCAAAGCGCGATTGCTTTGTTCGAGGCCAATTCGATGGTGGAGTTAAGATCGCGAACGAGCGAGATTTTGCTGCCTGAATCGCTGCCGTCCCTGGTTGGCTTTCTGCAATCGTTGCTAGATCAGGATCCCGTCCATGCTTCGGACGTTGGCTTGTCAACGCTCAAAGGGAACTGGATTTATGTGCGCGCGGATTTCCGTGTCGTCCAGCACGGCGAGAAAATCTATACGATCAATTCGTTCACGGATATCACCGACTGGTACAACGATCGCCAATCACTTGCCGCAGTGCGAACCCGATATGCACTTGCATTGAAGGGCAGTCAGTTTGGGGTGTGGGACTGGGATGTGCAGAAAAACCAAGTCACTCGAGATACCGAGTATCACCGCATTTTGGGGTATGGCGAAGATGAGATTGATTGTTCGGCGGAGTCGGTTCAAGCGTTGATGCACCCCGACGACCAGCGTCGGGTTGCCGAGATGCCCTCCATTCCCAACGTCCTCGATTTTCAATTCCGCATTCAGCAGAAGACGGGCGGTTATCGCTGGATACACCTCGAAGGTGCCGTTTGTGAGTGGAACGACTCGGGAGAGCAACTTCGCGCCGTAGGGACGGTTCGCGATGTCACGGTCGAGCGACAGCAATTGGAGTTGATGGATCTTGAACGCGAGATTTTCAAGCTGGCTTCCGAGGGAACTTCGTTGAAAGCGTTGCTGAGCTTAGTCGCCAGCAAAGTTGACCTTGCCTTTCCCGAACTTCGCACCATCGTGCTGTTGCTTGACGATGCCCGGCAATCGGTTGGCTTCGCCGCAGCTCCCTCGATGCCGAAGGATGTGTTGCAATCGTTGATCGGGTTCCCGGTCATGGCCGAGCCCACGGCTTGTTGCAACGCGATGAAATCGGGGGTCTTTCAATTTGTGCAAGATCTATCGGCGGGCGAAGGATTCCCATCGGCCGAAGCGTTCTATACTCCGCTTGGCATCCAGGCGACCGGATCGATGCCAATCGTCGATAGCACTAGTACGACACTGGGAACGATCTGTCTGACATCAAATACGCCGTTTTGGAGCCCACCGGAGGATCTGATCGGACTCGAGCGTGTGGCACGCTCGTTGGCGCTTGTCATGGAGCGGATGAAGCAGAAAGAGCGTTCGCGGCGACGCGCGGTGCAAATGCAGAATCAGCAGAAGTTTGAGAGTCTGGGGAAATTAGCGGGCGGCATTGCCCACGATTTTAATAATCTGTTGTCCGTGATCCGAACGAACGCCGAACTGTGTCAGTTCAATAGCGGCATGGGGGCAGCGAACACTCAGGAGAGCCTCGATCAAATCATGCACGCCGCAGAGATGGCCTCGTCCATGTGTAAGCAAATGTTGACCTTTGCTGGTCAGTCAAAATCTCAGACTCAACAAGTGGACCTTGTTGCGGAGGCGAAAAAAGTAGCCAGCCTAGTGCGGTCGGCGACCAAAGCAAAAATCAAGATCGAGCTTTGTGCCGATCCTGGCACTCCACCTGTCGTTGGAGATTCCACCGCGTTGTCGCAAGTGCTGCTGAATTTACTGACCAATGCTGTCGAAGCGATTGGTGAAGCCGGGACGGTCCAGATCAACGTGGCGATGCGACGCGTTGAGCAAGCGGAGATTGAGGGATTTGTCTTTAGCGGGAAAATTCGACCGGGCGAGCATATTTACGTTTCGGTCAAAGACGATGGCAGCGGCATCGACCAAGAGACGTTACGATGCGTTTTCGACCCCTTCTTTACCACCAAGTCGACGGGGCAAGGCGTGGGGTTGGCAACCGTGTTGGGGATCGTCGAGCAACACGGTGGTGCGATCGACCTGCGTTCGGCCGTGGGACAGGGGACCGAATTCGTGGTGCTCTTTCCCGTTGTGTGTGAGCCGCAGCGAACACTCCAGACGAGTTAG